In a single window of the Pontibacter russatus genome:
- a CDS encoding AraC family transcriptional regulator — protein sequence MANVKLYIKNMVCDRCKRVVAEELEQLGLTVLQVGLGEAEIAAPGDEVDMEQIRAVLHASGFELLDDRKTKLIEQVKLAIIALVHQGEEAGLHINTSDYIAEKVGVDYHYLSTLFSSFEGITIEKYLILQRIERVKELLVYNELSLKEIAYMLGYSSVAHLSNQFKKTTGLTPSHFKQLKTQKRKTIDKVQE from the coding sequence ATGGCAAACGTGAAGTTATATATAAAGAACATGGTCTGCGACCGCTGCAAGCGCGTGGTGGCGGAAGAACTGGAACAACTCGGCCTCACGGTGCTGCAGGTAGGGCTGGGGGAGGCGGAGATTGCCGCCCCCGGTGATGAAGTGGATATGGAACAGATACGGGCGGTGCTGCACGCCAGCGGCTTTGAACTGCTCGATGACCGTAAAACGAAGCTGATTGAGCAGGTAAAGCTGGCCATCATCGCGCTCGTACACCAGGGCGAGGAGGCGGGGCTGCACATCAACACCTCCGACTATATCGCCGAGAAGGTTGGCGTCGACTACCATTACCTGAGCACCCTTTTCTCCTCCTTCGAGGGTATCACCATCGAAAAGTACCTGATTCTGCAGCGCATCGAGCGGGTAAAAGAACTGCTGGTGTACAACGAACTCAGCCTGAAGGAGATTGCCTATATGCTGGGCTACAGCAGTGTGGCGCACCTCTCAAACCAGTTTAAGAAAACAACCGGGCTCACGCCAAGCCACTTCAAGCAGCTGAAGACGCAGAAGCGCAAAACCATTGACAAGGTGCAGGAATAG
- a CDS encoding ammonium transporter — MTKGLSKIPFLLLLLVIAVALAMPGVPAAESTAEISGADTAWMLAATALVLIMTPGLAFFYGGMVRRKHVLSTMLQSFICMAVVTVIWVVFGFSLAFGESVGGIVGSPATFFMMRGVIEGAPWPMAPTIPLLLFAMFQLKFAIITPALITGAFAERIRFISYTLFIGFFFVSIYAPLAHMTWHPEGLLFELGVLDFAGGTVVHMSAGWAALASAIFLKRRHDTSNHKPAHIPYVMLGTGLLWFGWFGFNAGSAMGANPLAVVALATTVTASAAAAVSWIFFDALKGRKPSAMGTCIGAVVGLVAVTPAAGFVTIPHSLVIGVVAAVVSNLVVEWRTRTSLDDTLDVFPCHGVGGMVGMLLTGVFASQAVNPANETGNGLIFGETTLFLVHLAALVGVSVFAFCGSWVLLKITDMISPLRVTQQEEITGLDLSQHDESLDEPGAEVVEQRENQLVAS; from the coding sequence ATGACAAAAGGTTTATCAAAAATCCCGTTTCTGCTGCTGTTGCTGGTTATAGCCGTTGCGCTGGCCATGCCAGGCGTTCCGGCTGCGGAGAGCACAGCTGAAATCAGCGGCGCAGACACCGCCTGGATGCTGGCCGCTACAGCGCTGGTCCTGATCATGACTCCCGGGCTGGCGTTCTTCTATGGTGGCATGGTGCGCCGGAAGCACGTGCTCTCCACCATGCTGCAGAGCTTTATCTGCATGGCCGTTGTAACCGTTATCTGGGTGGTGTTTGGGTTTAGCCTGGCCTTCGGGGAGTCGGTCGGGGGCATAGTGGGCAGCCCCGCTACCTTTTTTATGATGCGCGGCGTGATAGAAGGTGCTCCCTGGCCGATGGCCCCCACCATTCCGCTGCTGCTCTTCGCTATGTTCCAGCTGAAGTTCGCCATCATCACACCCGCACTCATCACCGGTGCCTTTGCCGAGCGCATCCGCTTTATCTCATATACGCTCTTTATCGGTTTTTTCTTTGTATCCATATATGCCCCGCTCGCCCACATGACCTGGCACCCGGAGGGGCTGCTGTTTGAACTGGGCGTGCTCGACTTTGCCGGCGGCACCGTGGTACACATGTCGGCGGGATGGGCGGCACTGGCCTCTGCTATCTTCCTGAAGCGGCGCCACGACACCAGCAACCACAAGCCCGCGCACATCCCCTACGTGATGTTGGGCACCGGGCTGCTTTGGTTCGGGTGGTTTGGCTTTAATGCCGGCTCGGCCATGGGCGCAAACCCGCTGGCCGTGGTCGCGCTCGCCACCACCGTCACTGCCTCTGCCGCAGCCGCTGTCTCCTGGATATTTTTTGATGCCCTGAAGGGCCGCAAGCCCTCTGCCATGGGCACCTGCATCGGGGCCGTGGTGGGTCTGGTGGCCGTGACGCCCGCCGCAGGCTTCGTGACCATCCCGCACTCGCTGGTAATTGGTGTGGTTGCCGCCGTGGTCAGCAACCTGGTGGTGGAGTGGCGCACCCGCACCTCCCTGGACGATACGCTGGACGTGTTCCCCTGCCACGGGGTCGGCGGGATGGTGGGGATGCTGCTGACCGGCGTTTTTGCCAGCCAGGCCGTGAACCCGGCGAACGAAACCGGAAACGGCCTGATTTTCGGGGAAACGACTCTGTTTCTGGTACACCTGGCCGCCTTGGTAGGCGTTTCGGTATTCGCCTTCTGCGGCTCCTGGGTACTGCTGAAAATAACGGACATGATTTCTCCCCTGCGCGTGACGCAGCAGGAGGAAATAACCGGCCTCGACCTGAGCCAGCACGACGAAAGCCTCGACGAGCCAGGGGCTGAGGTGGTGGAGCAGCGGGAAAATCAGTTGGTGGCCTCTTAA
- a CDS encoding pirin family protein, with the protein MKNRTVSRLLRADVVDMGGMPVRQPFPTQQVEQIDPFLLLHHHVHQLPEGVSPRQAGVGPHPHRGFSPVTFVYKGGVHHRDSRGNDSVVYEGGTQWMNAGRGMVHSERPPADIEEHGGVQEIIQLWVNLPKAHKMNQPEYIPLQAEDTPVLVLDGERIKVRVVAGAFKEVLGPIKTPTPVLALRIGMEAGATYAFPIPEHYNAFLYLLDGSLQVEGYGLVDGHHLVLLNQDGEGCTVTARAATRLLLLAGEPLHEPVASHGPFVMNTQTEVLQAMRDFQQGRMGILIED; encoded by the coding sequence ATGAAAAACAGAACCGTGAGCCGCCTACTGCGCGCTGATGTGGTGGATATGGGTGGGATGCCCGTGCGGCAGCCCTTTCCGACGCAGCAGGTAGAGCAGATAGACCCTTTTCTGCTGCTGCACCACCACGTGCATCAACTGCCGGAAGGGGTTTCCCCTCGCCAGGCTGGCGTTGGGCCGCATCCGCACCGCGGCTTCTCCCCGGTCACGTTTGTGTACAAGGGCGGCGTGCATCACCGCGATTCGCGGGGCAACGACAGCGTGGTATATGAGGGCGGCACGCAGTGGATGAACGCAGGAAGGGGCATGGTACACAGCGAGCGCCCTCCCGCCGATATAGAGGAGCATGGCGGGGTGCAGGAGATTATCCAATTGTGGGTGAACCTGCCGAAAGCGCACAAGATGAACCAACCCGAATACATTCCGCTGCAGGCCGAGGACACGCCTGTGCTGGTGCTGGACGGCGAACGCATAAAAGTAAGGGTGGTGGCGGGGGCTTTTAAAGAAGTGCTGGGCCCCATCAAAACCCCGACCCCGGTACTTGCGCTGCGCATCGGGATGGAAGCCGGGGCAACGTACGCCTTTCCCATTCCGGAGCACTACAACGCATTTCTGTACCTGCTGGACGGCAGCCTGCAGGTGGAGGGATATGGCTTAGTGGATGGGCACCACCTGGTGCTGCTGAACCAGGACGGCGAAGGCTGCACCGTGACGGCCAGAGCGGCGACGCGGTTGCTGTTGCTGGCAGGCGAGCCGCTGCACGAGCCGGTAGCCTCGCACGGGCCGTTTGTCATGAACACCCAAACCGAGGTGCTGCAGGCCATGCGGGATTTCCAACAGGGCAGGATGGGAATCCTGATAGAAGACTGA